One region of Leishmania panamensis strain MHOM/PA/94/PSC-1 chromosome 28 sequence genomic DNA includes:
- a CDS encoding X-pro, dipeptidyl-peptidase,serine peptidase, Clan SC, family S15, putative (TriTrypDB/GeneDB-style sysID: LpmP.28.2060) yields the protein MRRVCLDPPHPTRFVEHIYIELKDKICLAARLFMPKDASSEKRYPAILEYIPYRKRNGTRTRDEPMHGFFAGQGYVSVRVDMRGAGESDGLLLDEYLKQEQDDALEVIDWISKQPWSTGDVGMMGKSWGGFNSLQVAARRPPALRAIVVLGFTHNRFTDDIHWKGGCLLNDNFWWGCLMQGFLSCPPDSDIVGDRWKEMWLERLDKMPLNAADWAEHHRYDAYWQQGSIQEDYSSIQVPVLLVDGWADSYTNALFHFLEELKVPCKAICGPWAHVYPQDGTPLPQMNFLRAATDWWDYWMKGITDNNVPSWPALQAYIEDSLPPCTSKPVAPGKWVAMDKWVNAEAPTVAYGLGAQRFLTEISKDSANMATGTVMVRTPLNHGLMSGEWMGAGVLGETAGDQRIDNGLTVTYTSAPLTASMDILGQPTFSVRLTCDQPKGLLFAQLCDIAPDGAATHITYGMKNLVHCGPEGDRAIALVQPGQAVQVTVKMDFCGYCVPAGHSVSLSLANNYWPMVWCSPANTTLLLDAATAVFLVPVLHPSAAIVPGPDPIPEVAASTPMTVISPGYVDRFVSYDIVRDTWTCVTSGVGGVFGEGIFRFDDIDTTLEHNLRRELTLSNRDPLSAHYTVTQKVKVNRPRCVTDVNITSTQHCDAEYLYIRSTIKATYNDEEVFEKNLFRRVRREAI from the coding sequence ATGCGCCGCGTCTGCCTGGATCCTCCACACCCGACGCGGTTCGTGGAGCACATCTACATTGAACTCAAGGATAAAATCTGTCTTGCAGCCCGGCTGTTCATGCCGAAGGACGCGTCCTCGGAGAAGCGCTATCCGGCCATTCTGGAGTACATCCCGTACAGGAAACGCAATGGCACCCGCACCCGTGATGAGCCGATGCACGGCTTCTTCGCCGGCCAAGGGTACGTCTCAGTGCGTGTTGACatgcgcggcgctggcgagtCCGATGGCCTACTACTTGACGAATACCTCAAGCAGGAACAGGACGACGCTCTCGAAGTGATTGACTGGATCAGCAAGCAACCATGGAGCACCGGTGACGTTGGGATGATGGGTAAGTCCTGGGGTGGCTTCAACTCACTGCAGGTGGCCGCTCGCCGTCCTCCCGCGCTGCGTGCCATCGTCGTGCTCGGCTTCACACACAATCGCTTTACCGACGATATCCACTGGAAGGGCGGGTGTCTGCTGAACGACAACTTTTGGTGGGGCTGCCTCATGCAGGGTTTCCTGTCCTGTCCTCCCGACAGCGATATTGTCGGCGACCGCTGGAAGGAGATGTGGCTGGAGCGGCTGGACAAGATGCCGCTGAACGCCGCCGACTGGGCTGAGCACCACCGATACGACGCTTACTGGCAGCAGGGGTCGATTCAGGAGGACTACAGCTCTATCCAGGTACCGGTGCTGCTCGTCGATGGCTGGGCAGACTCGTACACGAACGCCCTCTTCCACTTtttggaggagctgaaggtgcCCTGCAAGGCTATTTGTGGTCCGTGGGCGCACGTGTACCCGCAGGACGGCACGCCGCTACCTCAGATGAACTTCCTGCGCGCAGCTACGGACTGGTGGGATTACTGGATGAAGGGCATAACGGACAACAACGTGCCGAGCTGGCCGGCGCTCCAGGCCTACATCGAAGattcgctgccgccgtgcacGAGCAAGCCGGTGGCGCCTGGCAAGTGGGTGGCGATGGACAAGTGGGTGAATGCTGAGGCGCCAACGGTTGCATACGGCCTCGGAGCCCAACGGTTCTTGACAGAGATAAGCAAGGACAGCGCCAACATGGCCACCGGCACGGTAATGGTGCGCACCCCACTGAATCATGGGCTCATGTCGGGTGAGTGGATGGGCGCGGGTGTGTTGGGTGAGACGGCCGGTGACCAGCGCATCGACAACGGCTTGACCGTCACCTACACCTCAGCCCCGCTCACGGCTTCGATGGACATCCTCGGCCAACCAACTTTCTCTGTGAGACTGACCTGCGATCAGCCGAAGGGCTTGCTGTTCGCCCAGCTGTGTGATATTGCGCCAGACGGGGCGGCCACCCACATCACGTATGGCATGAAGAACCTGGTGCACTGCGGCCCCGAGGGTGACAGAGCCATTGCCTTGGTGCAGCCCGGGCAGGCGGTGCAGGTGACAGTGAAAATGGACTTCTGCGGCTACTGCGTCCCGGCCGGTCACAgtgtctcgctctcgctcgcgAACAACTACTGGCCCATGGTTTGGTGCTCTCCGGCGAacacgacgctgctgctggacgccGCGACGGCCGTCTTCCTTGTGCCGGTGCTCCACCCAAGCGCCGCCATTGTCCCTGGTCCTGATCCGATTCCAGAGGTGGCGGCCTCGACACCCATGACGGTGATATCGCCCGGCTACGTGGACCGCTTCGTCTCATATGACATCGTGCGAGACACCTGGACATGCGTGACgagcggcgtcggcggcgtgTTCGGCGAGGGCATCTTCCGTTTCGATGACATCGACACAACCCTGGAGCACaacctgcgccgcgagcTGACACTCAGCAACCGCGACCCGCTCTCGGCGCACTACACTGTTACTCAGAAGGTCAAGGTCAACCGGCCGCGTTGTGTCACGGATGTGAATATTACGAGCACGCAGCACTGCGATGCTGAATACCTCTACATTCGGTCCACTATCAAGGCTACGTACAACGATGAGGAAGTCTTTGAAAAGAACCTCTTCCGCCGTGTGCGTCGGGAAGCCATCTGA
- a CDS encoding elongation factor G2-like protein (TriTrypDB/GeneDB-style sysID: LpmP.28.2070): MLFYAGVTKRVGDVDSGTTTTDFMEEEANRGITIQSAAVSLRWRDHSINLIDTPGHVDFAVEVERAMRVVDGVVALFDASAGVQAQSYTVLQQSRRFRTPVLAFLNKMDKYNADFAMSVASIRTKLQVEPLLLQMPLHAEDGGFAGVVDIVEQATCCFGGDHGLEVRRTDLSAASASPCSTGGSATDHELAHVTRAMRKARHDLVTQLTAVDDALSEAFIAELDATDGDEAEAERRLSTGALRAAVRRAVVHPPRDRPPLIPVLCGASRRDQGVQPLLDAVAYYLPSPCDRQLTGFTKDGVPVPLPPASGSPTVPTVALAFKVMHMMHPGKGQRLPLVFLRVYSGKISPRMRLENNSRQKSEVVERLYVMHANQPVEVPHLEAGQIGAAFLAHACTGDTLFSQPTQHLLQAKQHVRRGDVKEEVHTLEGINAPPAVISFSIEAATPSQVEVLKSALSELSREDPSLRVAESEQGTMVVSGMGELHLEIVMSRLANEYQVRCRLLRAIIEYRETIRVTQSMEKYTCLLNDLPYAECSLELRPLLANGERCDAKDKCRFRIDSAFEEEFLSGGGVQSRGGGHSGGARTNAVRNAKEELRIIAASFQSAADACLRLGPLAGLPMHGVEVVLRYFRKTAGSQLQEKPLTHAARSALLSVLRATRKGDLALLEPMMRVEVHLSDIAYIGNVVSSLNEHHALTVDMQEDGRSVAAVVALRNTLRFAMELRKAVKGHANMFVKLHDYRVVEEKAVLARILKNLGIVG, from the coding sequence ATGCTCTTCTACGCCGGCGTCACGAAGCGCGTCGGCGACGTAGACAGcggcacgacgacgacggacttcatggaggaggaggcgaaccGCGGCATCACGATTCAGTCCGCGGCGGTCTCCCTTCGGTGGCGGGATCACAGCATCAACCTGATCGATACCCCAGGCCACGTGGACTTCGCCGTTGAGGTGGAGCGGGCGATGCGTGTTGTGGACGGTGTCGTGGCGCTTTTCGACGCGTCTGCCGGTGTGCAGGCGCAGAGCTacacggtgctgcagcagagccgcaGGTTCCGCACGCCGGTGCTCGCCTTTCTGAACAAGATGGACAAGTACAACGCCGACTTTGCCATGTCGGTAGCCTCGATTCGCACCAAGCTTCAGGtagagccgctgctgctgcagatgccgCTCCATGCCGAGGACGGCGGCTTTGCTGGCGTGGTCGACATCGTGGAGCAGGCGACGTGCTGCTTTGGCGGTGATCACGGCCTCGAGGTGCGGCGAACGGacctcagcgccgccagtgccTCGCCGTGCTCgacaggcggcagcgctacGGATCACGAGCTGGCGCACGTGACTCGCGCCATGCGCAAGGCGCGCCACGACCTCGTCACCCAGCTCACCGCTGTCGACGATGCGCTCTCGGAGGCGTTCATAGCGGAGCTGGACGCCACGGACGGCGATGAGgctgaggcggagcggcgtCTCTCCACGGGggcgctgcgcgccgcgGTGCGTCGGGCCGTGGTGCACCCGCCACGCGATAGACCGCCGCTCATCCCGGTTCTGTGCGGCGCCTCTCGTCGCGACCAGGgcgtgcagccgctgctcgaCGCTGTGGCGTACTACCTGCCCTCGCCGTGCGACCGGCAGCTGACCGGGTTCACGAAAGATGGCGTGCCGGTGCCCCTTCCGCCTGCCTCGGGCTCGCCGACGGTGCCGACGGTGGCGCTCGCCTTCAAGGTAATGCACATGATGCACCCAGGCAAGGGGCAGCGCCTCCCGCTCGTGTTCCTGCGCGTGTACAGCGGCAAGATCAGCCCTCGCATGCGCCTGGAGAACAACAGTCGGCAAAAGTCTGAGGTTGTGGAGAGGCTCTATGTGATGCACGCCAACCAGCCGGTGGAGGTGCCGCACTTAGAGGCTGGCCAAATCGGCGCGGCCTTCCTGGCCCACGCGTGCACCGGCGACACCCTCTTCAGCCAGCCGACGCAGCACCTTCTGCAGGCTAAGCAGCAtgtgcggcgcggcgacgttaaggaggaggtgcacacgCTGGAGGGCATTAACGCCCCGCCAGCCGTcatctccttctccatcgaGGCTGCCACACCCAGCCAGGTCGAAGTGCTGAAGAGCGCCCTGTCCGAGCTCTCCAGGGAGGACCCCAGCCTGCGTGTCGCTGAGAGCGAGCAGGGGACGATGGTGGTGAGCGGGATGGGGGAGCTGCACCTGGAAATTGTCATGTCGCGGCTCGCGAACGAGTACCAGGTGAGGtgccggctgctgcgcgccatcATCGAGTATCGGGAGACGATTCGAGTGACCCAGTCGATGGAGAAGTACACGTGCTTACTGAACGACCTACCCTACGCCGAGTGCTCGCTCGagctgcggccgctgctggcgaacGGAGAGCGGTGCGACGCCAAGGACAAGTGCCGCTTCCGCATCGACAGCGCCTTTGAAGAGGAGTTTCTGAGCGGCGGGGGGGTGCAGTCGCGGGGTGGCGGCCACTCCGGTGGGGCTCGTACGAACGCCGTGCGCAACGCcaaagaggagctgcgcatcATTGCGGCGTCCTTTCAgtccgctgctgacgcgtgCCTGCGGCTGGGCCCTCTGGCGGGGCTGCCGATGCACggcgtggaggtggtgctgcggtaCTTCCGCAAGACGGCCGGCTcacagctgcaggagaagcCGCTGACCCACGCCGCCcgctcggcgctgctgagtgTGCTCAGGGCAACCCGCAAGGGCgacctggcgctgctggagcccATGATGAGGGTGGAGGTGCACCTTTCCGATATCGCCTACATCGGTAACGTTGTCAGCTCCCTCAACGAGCATCATGCGCTGACCGTTGACATGCAGGAGGACGGGCGGTCCGTGGCGGCTGTCGTGGCGTTGCGCAACACCCTCCGCTTCGCAATGGAGCTGCGGAAGGCAGTGAAGGGGCACGCAAACATGTTTGTGAAGCTGCACGACTACCGAGttgtggaggagaaggctgTGCTGGCGCGCATCTTGAAGAACCTCGGCATCGTGGGctag
- a CDS encoding ribose 5-phosphate isomerase, putative (TriTrypDB/GeneDB-style sysID: LpmP.28.2080) yields the protein MSKRVALGCDHAAYDIHQEIMDMITTTGVVSKVIYMGPSSASSVDYPDYAAQVCEAILKGEADTGILVCGTGIGMSIAANKFSGIRAALCNDHVTAQLCRQHNNANVLCLGARTCGMEILRDIIITFLTAEPSKEGRHGDRIAKITEIEREQMKKE from the coding sequence ATGTCGAAGCGCGTTGCTCTGGGCTGCGACCATGCCGCCTACGACATTCATCAGGAGATCATGGACAtgatcaccaccaccggtgTCGTGTCAAAGGTGATATACATGggcccctcctccgcctcgtctGTCGACTACCCCGACTACGCCGCTCAGGTGTGTGAGGCCATCTTGAAAGGTGAGGCGGATACGGGCATTCTCGTCTGCGGCACCGGCATTGGCATGTCAATTGCGGCCAACAAGTTCAGTGGCATTCGCGCGGCGCTCTGCAACGACCATgtgacggcgcagctctgccgccaGCACAACAACGCCAATGTCTTGTGCCTCGGGGCGCGCACCTGTGGCATGGAGATTCTTCGCGACATTATTATCACTTTCCTCACAGCAGAGCCATCTAAGGAGGGGCGCCACGGCGACCGCATCGCCAAGATCACAGAGATCGAGAGGGAGCAGATGAAGAAGGAATAG
- a CDS encoding hypothetical protein (TriTrypDB/GeneDB-style sysID: LpmP.28.2090), which produces MSLRSLVTSGQEPLPPRRLPAYAYYTAPHTRTLAPDTSAQELVSLIWKLWLDGQYSELGKRLGNAGDILERKDNVRFACEFLASGGLDIYCLILCDPFNPLRFLPERTTRNMTSLERGRWKRTLGHVIGIYAEVMLQLTDLVANQNDLGWVIYDRYPGVFYRLIELLEDNSLWTTATGLLEHILACVGPVLEISKNSSLIRVLRHASPTALAAFCRFLALLILPGLAQGQNPIVARRLHYPETVAVLRQVQRVVDSNVLWLIGEEGLVSTLISLCELRPNGLRVQQGGRSMMVLPPETALLRGDGQRAVNATRAGGRTSMMPLGSEDIEWEDEEEAGRLADNEVHEGSGASGGSGGAADFLVNGSSLPTLFAGIEHLLGIRWSQSQAPRAPGPFIDATLPSSQQLQQLSASPAWTNLSGTFPPRADEPAALSEYLERMRTNARSDTASAAFGVNRSPLGVALPPPPLSTSPPRGGIRVEVGGDGGGVSAQVVAELERAGLPLDGAEQLAYLNRVTSNQFQAEDPSWLVQWLLDGDILEEDDMTQSFKTSMDIHWWVGSADTRQRWRLRDPSLIPERDDNRHALLCLAVRRTVAPGPRPPTLEEFNAANERLLSMLIEPLPRVDDLALLSPMDMQRILESQSEVLYLLNMFLSTFYFSDSWRALRDCRWVPRSVPILEAAFGLDPSLPALVDVPPHVHLPDKLRALPRYLPPCAPIDQEEPATLADGSPRYPATWRLVPLLKLLGDLAVVYLRDPNQMCEEEPENHQHGPDTMRKMELLRVLYEYWNAQDRREQEMVVEDAEVVASAWRNAAAIARVVHIDQEDSCVRISLYQTLDSYLRTFLFREAYRDAPDSPQTRLGQALLTSILERIYNGTQIPGLSGSMTPGRLLSNMLQFLGELLRYHAGNLRTLCAYVVGDRDMSHLNEAVRSSNRQNSVILSAAHAEDEEILKRLPLEREEHEPFGSVLLRRLFTFGADTHHLLRSLLLSLTPGLRSTANYLSKPVMDSAGDVRLPPILPGVGRTSDIISGDAVRISYVIRVSRQYAREISLAPPHGLRREELLRELVCVLARTPHRQAPEHRPFPGLMCGENDLALLRSQWPLPTVGPPPHLRAPLFGCHPSDSAKTPPTPSTEPLLSATQEILNTLRSPNASATHLHHSAATTEDAVRLEELAPLARLLLGEPHKLIFSALCGLNIESMEDNSRLSVVTTVLLVFLRVASIGSSRESAAAAEASIRDVLAKMQSFARHGYDVWLGEKRATRAKEREARSRQASMSFSGDQGVCMCYWRNAAEAAEVEGRYSKRSETASAITDSLEGPRRDDRAAAKGRLVPDELPRRCPSFMAYGSCDPPHEGSVYQRDFGGCFYRNFFRLLCLWVGYYASCQRYVETVYFSTEVAFGEYKTMALFLMRILPDFFMPYFSQC; this is translated from the coding sequence ATGTCTTTGCGGAGTCTTGTGACCAGTGGGCaagagccgctgccgccgcgccgcctgccTGCGTATGCATACTATACggcgccacacacgcgcacgcttgCCCCGGACACGTCCGCGCAGGAACTCGTCTCGTTAATATGGAAGCTGTGGCTAGATGGTCAGTACAGCGAGCTGGGGAAGAGACTCGGCAACGCGGGTGATATTCTAGAGAGAAAGGATAATGTGCGCTTCGCTTGCGAGTTTCTGGCGAGTGGCGGGCTGGACATCTACTGCCTCATTCTGTGTGATCCATTTAACCCCTTGCGCTTCTTGCCGGAGCGCACGACGCGCAACATGACCTCCCTCGAGCGGGGTCGATGGAAGCGCACCCTTGGGCACGTAATTGGTATTTACGCTGAGGTTATGCTTCAGCTGACCGACCTAGTGGCGAATCAGAATGACCTCGGGTGGGTGATCTACGACCGCTACCCAGGTGTCTTCTACCGACTCATCGAGCTTCTCGAGGACAACTCCCTGTGGACTACCGCCACGGGCTTGCTAGAGCACATTCTAGCGTGCGTTGGCCCAGTGCTCGAGATCAGCAAAAATTCATCTCTCATTCGGGTTTTGCGACACGCCTCGCCGACGGCGTTGGCGGCCTTCTGTCGTTTTCTCGCGCTGCTCATATTGCCCGGCCTTGCGCAAGGCCAGAATCCGATTGTGGCGCGTCGGTTGCACTACCCAGAaacagtggcggtgctgcggcaggtgcAGCGTGTGGTGGACAGCAACGTGCTGTGGCTGATCGGTGAGGAGGGGCTCGTGTCGACGCTCATTAGTCTGTGCGAGCTTCGACCTAACGGGCTGCGGGTGCAGCAGGGTGGTCGATCCATGATGGTGCTCCCCCCGGAGACCGCCTTGCTTCGTGGAGACGGTCAGAGAGCTGTCAACGCGACGCGCGCTGGCGGCCGCACCAGTATGATGCCCCTCGGCAGCGAAGACATCGAGTgggaggacgaagaggaggctgGCCGGTTGGCGGACAACGAAGTCCATGAAGGGAGTGGCGCGTCTggcggaagcggcggcgcagcggatTTCCTCGTCAATggttcctctctccccacgcTCTTCGCCGGGATTGAGCATTTGCTCGGAATTAGGTGGTCCCAGAGCCAAGCGCCTCGTGCACCGGGGCCGTTCATCGACGCTACATTGCCATCATCACAGcagttgcagcagctctctGCGTCACCCGCGTGGACCAACCTTTCCGGCACCTTTCCACCGCGTGCTGACGAGCCAGCGGCACTCTCGGAATACCTTGAGCGCATGCGCACCAACGCACGCAGTGACACGGCAAGCGCGGCGTTCGGTGTGAACCGTTCCCCCCTCggcgtggcgctgccgccgccgccgctgtctaCTTCTCCACCGCGGGGCGGCATTCGAGTGGAAgtcggcggcgatggaggcggtgtatcggcgcaggtggtggccgaACTGGAGCGCGCTGGGTTGCCTCTCGATGGTGCCGAGCAGCTAGCCTATCTGAACCGTGTCACATCTAACCAGTTCCAAGCTGAGGACCCATCGTGGTTGGTACAGTGGCTGCTGGACGGCGACAtcctcgaggaggacgacatGACGCAGAGCTTCAAAACTTCGATGGACATCCACTGGTGGGTGGGGTCGGCCGAcacacggcagcgctggcgtcTGCGAGACCCGTCTTTGATTCCAGAGAGGGATGATAACCGCCACGCGCTTCTCTGCTTGGCAGTGCGTCGCACCGTTGCTCCTGGGCCGCGGCCGCCAACGCTGGAGGAGTTCAACGCGGCTAATGAGAGGCTCTTGTCGATGCTGATTGAGCCGTTGCCTCGCGTGGACGACCTCGCCTTGCTGAGTCCTATGGACATGCAACGCATCCTTGAGTCACAGAGCGAAGTGCTGTACCTGCTGAACATGttcctctccaccttctACTTCAGCGACTCGTGGAGGGCGCTGAGGGACTGCCGTTGGGTGCCGCGGTCTGTACCGATACTGGAGGCCGCCTTCGGGCTGGATCCGTCGCTGCCGGCATTAGTGGACGTGCCGCCGCACGTCCACTTGCCCGACAAGCTGCGGGCCTTGCCGCGCTACTTGCCACCGTGTGCCCCTATCGACCAAGAGGAGCCCGCCACGCTCGCCGATGGCTCGCCGCGCTACCCGGCAACGTGGCGTCTTGTTCCGCTTCTCAAGCTTCTTGGAGACCTCGCCGTTGTGTACCTGCGTGACCCCAATCAGATGTGTGAAGAGGAGCCAGAAAATCATCAGCACGGACCAGATACAATGCGCAAGATGGAGCTGCTCCGTGTCCTTTACGAGTACTGGAATGCGCAAGACCGTCGGGAGCAGGAGATGGTGGTCGAAGATGCTGAAGTCGTCGCCAGCGCGTGGAGGAATGCGGCGGCCATCGCCCGTGTCGTGCACATCGATCAGGAAGACAGCTGCGTCCGCATAAGCTTGTATCAGACGCTCGACTCGTACCTGCGTACCTTTCTGTTTCGAGAGGCGTACCGCGACGCCCCGGACTCTCCGCAGACAAGACTCGGGCAGGCGCTCCTTACTAGCATCTTGGAGCGCATCTACAACGGCACGCAGATTCCCGGGCTGAGTGGGTCGATGACGCCGGGGCGGCTGTTGTCGAATATGCTTCAGTTCCttggcgagctgctgcgctatCACGCCGGCAACCTGCGCACCTTGTGTGCTTATGTGGTCGGGGATCGGGACATGTCGCACCTGAACGAGGCGGTGAGAAGCTCCAACCGGCAGAACTCCGTCATTCTCTCGGCAGCGCATGCGGAGGATGAGGAGATCTTGAAGCGCCTACCCCTGGAGCGAGAGGAGCACGAGCCGTTTGgcagcgtgctgctgcgccgcctcttcaccTTCGGCGCCGACACGCATCACCTGCTTcgatcgctgctgctttctctcACACCGGGACTACGCTCCACTGCCAACTACCTCTCGAAGCCGGTGATGGACTCGGCCGGCGATGTGCGGCTGCCACCTATACTCCCCGGCGTCGGTCGCACAAGCGACATAATCTCCGGCGATGCCGTCCGTATCTCATATGTGATTCGTGTTTCACGGCAGTACGCGCGTGAGATCAGCTTGGCGCCACCCCACGGGCTTCGACGGGAGGAGCTCTTGAGGGAGCTGGTTTGCGTACTCGCGCGCACGCCGCACCGGCAGGCCCCTGAGCACCGTCCCTTTCCAGGGCTGATGTGTGGTGAAAATGAtttggcactgctgcgcagtCAATGGCCGCTGCCAACGGTGGGGCCACCACCTCACCTCCGCGCGCCGCTCTTTGGTTGTCATCCGTCGGACAGCGCGAAGACGCCGCCGACCCCTAGCACGGAACCACTCCTTTCAGCGACTCAGGAAATTCTCAACACTCTGCGATCGCCGAACGCTTCGGCAACGCATCTACATCActccgcagcgacgacagAGGACGCGGTGCgactggaggagctggctCCGCTCGCTCGACTTCTGCTCGGCGAGCCGCACAAGCTTATCTTCAGCGCCCTCTGCGGACTGAACATTGAGTCCATGGAGGACAACAGCCGCCTTTCCGTTGTGACAACGGTGCTTCTCGTGTTTTTGCGTGTTGCGTCCATCGGGAGCTCAAGGgagagtgctgctgcggccgagGCTAGTATTCGCGACGTATTGGCGAAAATGCAGTCGTTTGCACGGCATGGATACGACGTGTGGTTAGGGGAGAAGCGCGCAACCCGGGCGAAGGAGCGCGAGGCGAGGAGTCGTCAGGCCTCGATGTCCTTTTCAGGGGACCAGGGGGTTTGCATGTGCTACTGGCGTAACGCCGCAGAGGCTGCAGAGGTGGAAGGTCGGTACTCGAAGCGTAGTGAGACGGCGAGTGCTATCACGGACTCCTTAGAAGGACCTAGGAGGGATGATAGGGCTGCAGCGAAGGGCAGGCTTGTGCCCGATGAGCTTCCACGGCGCTGCCCCTCCTTCATGGCTTACGGCTCCTGTGATCCTCCACACGAGGGGAGCGTGTACCAGCGCGATTTTGGCGGCTGCTTCTACCGCAACTTCTTCCGACTGCTGTGCCTGTGGGTGGGCTACTACGCGTCATGTCAGCGGTACGTGGAGACGGTGTACTTCAGCACTGAAGTCGCGTTCGGAGAGTACAAGACGATGGCGCTGTTCCTGATGCGCATCCTGCCGGACTTCTTCATGCCCTACTTCTCGCAGTGCTGA